The Gordonibacter urolithinfaciens genome contains a region encoding:
- a CDS encoding helix-turn-helix domain-containing protein, with the protein MTIETSSYLGDTVAFKQALGLVVSRHRMSERLSIRKFALMVGMSHTHLCRIECGKSATSVTMAMRIAEALDLNPGDLLAEAYEEALCFKRARQAACAHPRQNAR; encoded by the coding sequence ATGACAATCGAAACGAGCAGCTATCTGGGAGACACGGTGGCCTTCAAGCAGGCACTCGGCCTTGTCGTGTCGCGGCACAGGATGAGCGAGCGACTCTCGATCAGGAAGTTCGCCCTCATGGTGGGCATGAGCCACACGCACCTCTGCCGCATCGAATGCGGCAAGAGCGCCACCTCCGTCACCATGGCAATGAGGATAGCGGAGGCGCTCGACCTGAACCCTGGCGACCTTTTGGCCGAAGCCTACGAGGAGGCGCTCTGCTTCAAAAGGGCAAGGCAGGCAGCGTGCGCCCATCCACGGCAAAACGCACGCTGA